The Medicago truncatula cultivar Jemalong A17 chromosome 4, MtrunA17r5.0-ANR, whole genome shotgun sequence genome includes a region encoding these proteins:
- the LOC120580048 gene encoding stress-response A/B barrel domain-containing protein UP3, which produces MLCLRTQLSFSLRIPSSSSSSKHLTPHLLSFPSRSSSSIKTMSTTHSKSQTIEHIVLFKVKQDTEPSKITSMINNLSSLVSLDQVLHLTVGPLLRNRSTSLTFTHMLHTRYSSKQDLEAYSAHPSHVSVVKGNVLPIIDDIMAVDWIAEDLNGEDLVPKEGSAMRVMFLKLKENVVNDKVLQVIKEIPENFQQIKQISYGENFSPARAKGYSIASLAVFPGEKEMEEHDSNHELMKFQKDKVRDQIESVVVVDYVVPPPPPPQSASL; this is translated from the coding sequence ATGTTGTGTCTGAGAACGCAGCTTTCATTTTCACTTCGCATACCTTCTTCCTCGTCATCTTCAAAACACCTCACACCACATCTTCTCTCATTTCCATCAAgatcttcttcttcaatcaaAACCATGTCAACAACTCATTCCAAATCCCAAACCATAGAACACATCGTTCTCTTCAAAGTCAAACAAGACACCGAACCCTCCAAAATTACCTCCATGATTAACAATCTCAGCTCTCTCGTATCCCTCGATCAAGTCCTCCATCTTACCGTAGGCCCTCTCCTACGCAATCGTTCCACTTCATTAACCTTCACTCACATGCTTCACACTCGTTACAGCTCCAAACAAGATCTCGAAGCTTATTCCGCTCACCCTAGCCACGTCAGCGTCGTTAAGGGAAACGTGCTTCCTATCATTGATGATATCATGGCCGTTGATTGGATCGCTGAGGATCTTAACGGTGAGGATTTGGTTCCGAAGGAGGGTTCTGCGATGAGAGTTATGTTCTTGAAATTGAAGGAGAATGTTGTTAATGATAAGGTTTTACAGGTTATTAAAGAAATTCCAGAAAATTTTCAACAGATTAAGCAAATTTCCTATGGTGAGAATTTCTCTCCGGCGAGAGCTAAGGGATATTCGATTGCTTCGTTAGCGGTTTTTCCAGGAGAGAAGGAGATGGAGGAACATGATTCCAATCATGAGTTGATGAAATTTCAGAAGGATAAGGTTAGGGATCAGATTGAGAGTGTTGTTGTCGTTGATTATGTGGTGCCGCCGCCACCACCTCCTCAATCGGCAAGTCTTTGA
- the LOC112421337 gene encoding uncharacterized protein, translating into MIRSNGVRLLSSHLIRDSCKSIYEGVFHRTLDSGLWTLSRVIGGGVAHGHGVNVNNRVLPNSSIRGSASLSRYHIYESYPSSSSLVKRKRKGRKGIDGVTDADFQKGFENWCKKHKATFSSEEDKQTTFNWFRKTYIYGREFPCAAAPPVHLKDIIDCIRRYGIHGDSKVKYEFLLERSRHPIYPPYLANYNMDDPSVVAEFHELEEVSKCNCPDCCTGRDLGQY; encoded by the exons ATGATTCGCTCCAATGGCGTTAGGCTTctctcatctcatctcatccGCGACTCATGCAAATCC ATCTATGAAGGAGTGTTCCATAGGACATTGGATTCTGGACTCTGGACTCTTTCCAGAGTTATTGGAGGAGGAG TTGCACATGGACATGGCGTTAATGTCAATAACCGAGTGCTACCAAACTCATCAATCCGTGGTTCAG CATCACTGTCAAGATACCACATTTATGAAAGTtatccatcttcttcttctctagtcaagagaaagagaaagggaAGAAAGGGAATTGACGGg GTCACTGATGCGGATTTTCAAAAAGGGTTTGAAAATTGGTGCAAGAAACATAAAGCAACATTCTCCTCAGAGGAAGATAAACAAACCACGTTCAACTGGTTCCGTAAAACTTATATCTACGGTCGTGAATTTCCTTGTGCTGCTGCCCCTCCCGTTCATCTCAAAGATATCATAGATTGCATTCGGAGATATGGAATACATGGAGACAGTAAAGTGAAGTATGagtttttgttggaaagatCGAG GCATCCTATCTATCCTCCCTATCTGGCGAACTACAACATGGATGACCCTTCTGTCGTGGCTGAATTCCATGAACTTGAGGAAGTTTCTAAATGTAACTGTCCTGACTGTTGCACCGGCCGCGACCTCGGGCAATATTGA
- the LOC25494186 gene encoding uncharacterized protein, with protein MLCMGCDSRGQNHQSWLVINRSNGVLDSGASHHMTPSSFILEDIRVLEKPFYITIPTGEVVLVERTGNLRLDKYIKDLATRRMIGSGSLQNGVYVLKEVDQGTAYATNQGDNTTLWHCRMGHPSIQSLQQLSGLIKCSFDFNKIDCCDICHKSKQCRLSFTQSMNKAERPFDLVHCDLWGKYNTASSDGSHYFLTLVDDHTRATWVYLMKHKSQTTNILMNFYNMIETQFNTKIKRIRSDNGTEFTNSKVQSFLMDKGILHETSCVATPQQNVRVERKHRHILNVARALRFQANLPIHFWGECILAATHIINKTPTVANKGITPFEKLFGKSPSYDHLRVFGCLCYVGTRLKSRDKFDPRAEKCIFVGYPQGHKGWRVYSLRTREFYTSRDVIFYEHIFPYIESQTNKIKEAPSKIFHDISESHEDESHENEMKDEERNGQEKEDSTQILGEMIQEGRTDEKDETQQQNGLIDLPPRNRRPPGYLVDYHRPTISKNPSSKHPDQSHSSGKAYAITNFINDRCFSQRHQVYLAAISSIQEPKNYQEDATHPEWQKAMAAEVKALEDNKTWDVMLPPMGKKVVGCRWVYKVKYKASGEVEKYKARLVAKGFTQIKGWELHQMDVSNAFLHGDLEEEVYMQVPDGYQVPKKGMVCHKFMAVLVYVDDLVVAGNNSSTCNKFKQYLKQCFHMKDLGSLKYFLGLELARGATGLFICQRKYTLDILSKCKMLDCKPSSFPMEQNQKLALDAGPIFANPPRYRRLVGPPQQAHWDAAMRVLRYLKSSPGQGIILPKDNDLQLVGYCDSDWASCPLTRRSTTGYLMKLGSAPISWKTKKQITVSKSSSEAEYRAMNQAVSEIIWLRSLLSSLQIQYDCPTVLHCDNQAAIHIAANPVFHERTKHIETDCHFIRTHLQRGVISTTYIHTKKQQADIFTKALASKQFQDLTAKIKEDVPQSAIDSMVKQVNSLISLEEPLHLTMGPLVSIQSSNSISSFNFTHMIHSRFRSKEDLHAYAVHPTHLAVIKDNKPIVDETMALNWVTEVHDNDLVLQHGSAMQVVFFKLKEGLGEEVKDEVLKGISGIQHQFNCGENFSPGRAKGFSIGSLSVFPSLRELHEVDSHEEFRKYDTNDKVKENLDTVLVLGYVSHNPTSP; from the exons ATGCTTTGCATGGGATGCGATTCAAGGGGACAGAATCATCAGTCATGGCTGGTAATAAACAGATCCAATGGGGTCTTGGACAGTGGGGCGTCTCATCACATGACCCCTTCTTCCTTCATACTAGAGGATATAAGAGTTCTTGAGAAACCTTTTTACATCACTATCCCAACAGGGGAGGTAGTGCTTGTGGAGAGAACTGGAAATCTCAGACTTGATAAATATATCAAG GACCTAGCCACGAGGAGGATGATTGGTTCGGGTAGCTTGCAAAATGGGGTTTATGTGCTCAAAGAAGTGGATCAAGGAACGGCTTATGCTACAAATCAAGGAGACAACACCACTCTTTGGCACTGCAGAATGGGTCATCCCTCAATTCAGTCTCTTCAGCAATTGTCTGGTTTAATTAAATGTAGTTTTGATTTCAATAAAATAGACTGTTGTGACATATGTCACAAGTCCAAGCAATGTAGACTCTCCTTTACCCAAAGCATGAATAAAGCTGAAAGGCCTTTTGATTTAGTTCATTGTGATTTGTGGGGAAAGTATAATACTGCTTCAAGTGATGGATCACACTATTTTCTAACATTAGTTGATGATCATACACGTGCAACTTGGGTGTATCTAATGAAACATAAGAGCCAAACCACCAATATACTTATGAACTTTTACAATATGATAGAGACACAGTTCAACACAAAAATCAAGAGAATTCGCAGTGACAATGGAACCGAGTTTACCAACTCAAAAGTACAATCCTTCCTCATGGATAAAGGGATACTTCATGAAACTTCATGTGTGGCCACACCGCAGCAAAATGTGCGGGTTGAAAGAAAACACAGACACATTTTGAATGTTGCAAGAGCTTTGAGGTTCCAAGCAAATCTTCCCATTCACTTTTGGGGAGAATGCATACTAGCAGCAACTCACATCATTAACAAGACACCGACTGTAGCCAACAAAGGGATCACACCTTTTGAAAAGCTGTTTGGGAAGTCACCGAGTTATGATCATCTCAGAGTTTTTGGGTGTTTATGTTATGTTGGAACGCGTTTGAAATCCAGAGACAAATTTGACCCAAGAGCAGAGAAGTGCATCTTTGTTGGTTACCCGCAAGGCCATAAAGGTTGGAGAGTCTACAGTTTAAGGACTCGTGAATTCTACACCTCGCGAGATGTTATATTTTATGAGCACATATTTCCCTACATTGAATCTCAAACAAATAAGATCAAAGAGGCaccctctaaaatttttcatGACATCTCTGAATCACACGAAGATGAGAGTCATGAGAACGAGATGAAAGATGAGGAGCGAAATGGTCAAGAAAAAGAAGACTCGACACAAATTTTGGGGGAGATGATACAAGAAGGCAGAACTGATGAGAAGGATGAAACCCAACAACAAAATGGCCTCATTGATCTCCCACCACGTAACAGGCGACCACCTGGATACCTTGTGGACTACCATCGCCCTACAATAAGCAAGAACCCCTCAAGCAAGCACCCGGATCAGTCCCACTCTTCAGGTAAAGCCTATGCTATCACTAATTTTATCAATGATAGATGTTTTTCCCAAAGACATCAGGTTTATCTTGCAGCAATCAGTAGCATTCAAGAACCAAAGAATTATCAAGAGGATGCAACACATCCTGAGTGGCAAAAGGCCATGGCAGCAGAAGTCAAAGCACTGGAAGACAATAAAACTTGGGATGTTATGCTACCACCGATGGGAAAGAAGGTAGTCGGTTGCCGATGGGTCTATAAGGTAAAGTACAAAGCTTCCGGAGAAGTTGAGAAATACAAGGCGAGGCTTGTAGCAAAGGGGTTCACTCAAAT AAAGGGGTGGGAGCTCCACCAAATGGATGTAAGCAACGCATTCCTACACGGGGATCTCGAAGAAGAAGTATACATGCAAGTTCCCGATGGATACCAAGTTCCCAAGAAAGGAATGGTTTGCC ACAAATTCATGGCTGTTTTAGTGTATGTGGACGATCTGGTAGTTGCAGGAAATAATAGCTCTACATGCAACAAATTCAAGCAATATCTAAAGCAGTGTTTTCACATGAAGGACCTTGGATCTCTAAAATATTTCCTAGGTCTTGAGTTAGCGCGAGGAGCAACTGGGCTATTCATTTGCCAACGAAAATACACTCTAGATATTTTAAGCAAGTGCAAAATGCTTGACTGCAAACCATCCTCATTTCCAATGGAGCAAAATCAGAAACTTGCTTTGGATGCAGGTCCAATTTTCGCAAATCCGCCGCGTTACAGAAGACTGGTTGGTC CTCCTCAACAGGCTCATTGGGATGCAGCCATGCGTGTACTGAGGTATTTGAAATCATCGCCAGGACAAGGTATCATCCTACCTAAGGACAATGATCTCCAACTAGTAGGATATTGTGATTCGGATTGGGCATCATGCCCTTTAACTCGAAGATCCACCACAGGTTACTTGATGAAATTAGGATCTGCCCCAATATCATGGAAGACGAAGAAGCAAATCACCGTGTCAAAGTCATCAAGTGAGGCAGAGTATCGAGCCATGAACCAAGCTGTTAGCGAGATCATTTGGTTGCGCAGTCTATTGTCCAGTTTACAAATTCAGTATGATTGTCCTACTGTTCTGCATTGTGATAATCAAGCTGCAATCCACATTGCAGCAAACCCAGTATTCCACGAAAGGACAAAACACATTGAAACCGATTGCCATTTCATTCGTACTCATCTGCAGAGAGGCGTAATTTCCACCACCTATATCCATACTAAAAAGCAACAGGCTGATATATTCACGAAGGCATTAGCATCCAAGCAGTTTCAAGATCTTACTGCCAA GATCAAAGAAGACGTTCCACAATCAGCGATTGATTCCATGGTGAAGCAAGTGAATTCCCTTATCTCTCTTGAAGAGCCACTTCACTTAACTATGGGTCCGTTGGTAAGTATTCAATCCTCCAATTCCATTTCATCTTTCAATTTCACTCACATGATCCATAGTAGATTCAGATCCAAGGAAGATCTCCATGCCTATGCAGTGCACCCTACACACTTGGCAGTCATCAAAGATAACAAGCCTATAGTTGATGAAACCATGGCTCTTAATTGGGTCACCGAGGTTCACGATAACGACTTGGTTCTACAACATGGATCTGCTATGCAAGTTGTGTTCTTCAAGTTGAAGGAGGGTTTGGGAGAAGAAGTTAAAGATGAGGTGTTGAAGGGTATAAGTGGAATTCAACATCAGTTTAATTGTGGGGAAAATTTCTCTCCTGGTAGAGCTAAAGGGTTCTCTATTGGTTCCCTTTCGGTTTTTCCAAGTTTAAGGGAATTGCATGAAGTTGATTCTCATGAGGAATTTCGCAAATATGATACGAATGATAAGGTTAAGGAAAATCTGGACACTGTATTGGTTCTTGGTTATGTGTCACATAACCCAACATCGCCTTGA